The following proteins are encoded in a genomic region of Salminus brasiliensis chromosome 17, fSalBra1.hap2, whole genome shotgun sequence:
- the saxo2 gene encoding stabilizer of axonemal microtubules 2 isoform X2, whose protein sequence is MKRLCVCEICNCGRHRCPHQPTALYRRGSETCAVTEYVERFPAYESRQPPKSLKPKYEYTGERGRMEGTTTFKSDFIPYEVSRRPGKQQAEYQPNPGEIDLGTTYKQDFNPYQLQPVAPLRPKEIVRAGGGKLDTVPTYTEDFRPWEISKRELTKPDEAYHPPSGKFGNSTTFQDDFVPRGPVLRESFKPLNVAKLTDTPFEGVTSNQLSYVPHPVEARFVKAPEEYKPSSQPFQDLTTHRKDYQGLPGQMPKSCKPERVKMTSKAPFQSSTEFRERFQQWPVSLPQLHKSLEYVSPTADMDLSTTTRTTYIKHEVQPFVSIKPFSRPNRSSARFQASTTMKEDFKPWVSTRHLDVIRKPEEIQRASGKMEDLTTFKAHFIQHPLQPNTSYKPMAAPLRNDVPLEGSTMYRTEFTPKKVSVCPASFEAPPGFVFQDTDERGHRFFRRVSGQDRIQVLAPSAVAVMS, encoded by the exons ATGAAGCGGCTCTGTGTTTGTgaaatctgcaactgtgg CCGCCACCGTTGCCCTCACCAGCCCACAGCGCTGTACAGGAGGGGCAGTGAGACGTGTGCGGTCACTGAATATGTGGAGAGGTTTCCGGCCTACGAGAGCAGGCAGCCACCCAAGAGCCTCAAACCCAAATATGAGTACACAGGCGAGAGGGGCAGGATGGAGGGAACCACCACCTTCAA GTCTGATTTCATTCCATATGAAGTCAGTCGGCGTCCCGGGAAACAGCAGGCAGAGTACCAGCCGAACCCAGGAGAGATTGACCTGGGAACCACCTACAAACAGGACTTCAACCCCTACCAGCTTCAGCCTGTGGCTCCACTGAGGCCAAAGGAGATAGTACGGGCCGGCGGCGGCAAACTGGACACAGTGCCCACCTACACAG AGGACTTTCGTCCGTGGGAAATCTCTAAGCGGGAGTTAACCAAACCAGACGAGGCATACCACCCCCCATCTGGCAAGTTTGGGAACTCCACGACGTTCCAGGATGACTTTGTTCCGAGAGGCCCGGTTCTCAGGGAGAGCTTCAAGCCCTTGAATGTAGCCAAACTGACTGATACTCCATTTGAAGGCGTGACCAGTAACCAGCTCTCCTACGTTCCTCACCCTGTGGAGGCTCGCTTTGTCAAAGCCCCCGAGGAGTACAAGCCCAGCAGCCAGCCTTTCCAAGATCTGACCACCCACCGGAAGGACTACCAG GGTCTTCCAGGACAGATGCCCAAAAGCTGCAAGCCTGAGCGGGTCAAGATGACCTCCAAAGCTCCCTTTCAGAGCAGCACTGAGTTCCGTGAGCGCTTCCAGCAGTGGCCAGTCTCTCTACCCCAGCTCCACAAGTCTTTGGAGTACGTGAGTCCCACTGCAGACATGGATTTGAGCACCACCACTAGAACCACCTACATCAAGCACGAAGTCCAGCCCTTCGTTTCTATCAAGCCTTTCTCCAGGCCCAACCGTTCCTCCGCACGCTTCCAGGCCAGCACCACCATGAAGGAAGACTTCAAGCCCTGGGTTTCAACCCGCCACCTTGACGTCATCCGCAAGCCGGAGGAGATCCAGAGAGCCAGCGGTAAGATGGAAGACCTGACCACCTTCAAGGCCCACTTCATCCAGCACCCGCTGCAGCCTAACACGAGCTACAAGCCCATGGCAGCCCCCCTGAGAAACGACGTCCCGCTGGAGGGAAGCACCATGTACCGCACCGAGTTCACCCCAAAGAAGGTCAGTGTGTGTCCCGCCAGCTTCGAGGCCCCACCAGGGTTCGTCTTCCAGGACACCGACGAGAGAGGTCACAGGTTCTTCCGCAGGGTGTCGGGCCAAGACAGGATCCAGGTTCTGGCTCCAAGCGCAGTGGCAGTGATGTCGTAA
- the saxo2 gene encoding stabilizer of axonemal microtubules 2 isoform X1, protein MYCCYCCYCCYCFFIAVAGLISFHMKLFKWLLICIIIIIIILFYFIYLFDRQLILVKPPEMYCCYCCYCCYCCCCSCRSDFIPYEVSRRPGKQQAEYQPNPGEIDLGTTYKQDFNPYQLQPVAPLRPKEIVRAGGGKLDTVPTYTEDFRPWEISKRELTKPDEAYHPPSGKFGNSTTFQDDFVPRGPVLRESFKPLNVAKLTDTPFEGVTSNQLSYVPHPVEARFVKAPEEYKPSSQPFQDLTTHRKDYQGLPGQMPKSCKPERVKMTSKAPFQSSTEFRERFQQWPVSLPQLHKSLEYVSPTADMDLSTTTRTTYIKHEVQPFVSIKPFSRPNRSSARFQASTTMKEDFKPWVSTRHLDVIRKPEEIQRASGKMEDLTTFKAHFIQHPLQPNTSYKPMAAPLRNDVPLEGSTMYRTEFTPKKVSVCPASFEAPPGFVFQDTDERGHRFFRRVSGQDRIQVLAPSAVAVMS, encoded by the exons ATGTACTGCTGTTACTGCTGTTACtgctgttattgcttttttattgCTGTTGCAGGTCTGATTTCATTCCATATGAAGTTATTTAAGtggttattaatatgtattataataataattattattttattttattttatttatttatttgaccgGCAGTTAATTTTAGTTAAGCCTCCTGAAATGTACTGCTGTTACTGCTGTTACTGCTGTTACTGCTGTTGCTGCTCTTGCAGGTCTGATTTCATTCCATATGAAGTCAGTCGGCGTCCCGGGAAACAGCAGGCAGAGTACCAGCCGAACCCAGGAGAGATTGACCTGGGAACCACCTACAAACAGGACTTCAACCCCTACCAGCTTCAGCCTGTGGCTCCACTGAGGCCAAAGGAGATAGTACGGGCCGGCGGCGGCAAACTGGACACAGTGCCCACCTACACAG AGGACTTTCGTCCGTGGGAAATCTCTAAGCGGGAGTTAACCAAACCAGACGAGGCATACCACCCCCCATCTGGCAAGTTTGGGAACTCCACGACGTTCCAGGATGACTTTGTTCCGAGAGGCCCGGTTCTCAGGGAGAGCTTCAAGCCCTTGAATGTAGCCAAACTGACTGATACTCCATTTGAAGGCGTGACCAGTAACCAGCTCTCCTACGTTCCTCACCCTGTGGAGGCTCGCTTTGTCAAAGCCCCCGAGGAGTACAAGCCCAGCAGCCAGCCTTTCCAAGATCTGACCACCCACCGGAAGGACTACCAG GGTCTTCCAGGACAGATGCCCAAAAGCTGCAAGCCTGAGCGGGTCAAGATGACCTCCAAAGCTCCCTTTCAGAGCAGCACTGAGTTCCGTGAGCGCTTCCAGCAGTGGCCAGTCTCTCTACCCCAGCTCCACAAGTCTTTGGAGTACGTGAGTCCCACTGCAGACATGGATTTGAGCACCACCACTAGAACCACCTACATCAAGCACGAAGTCCAGCCCTTCGTTTCTATCAAGCCTTTCTCCAGGCCCAACCGTTCCTCCGCACGCTTCCAGGCCAGCACCACCATGAAGGAAGACTTCAAGCCCTGGGTTTCAACCCGCCACCTTGACGTCATCCGCAAGCCGGAGGAGATCCAGAGAGCCAGCGGTAAGATGGAAGACCTGACCACCTTCAAGGCCCACTTCATCCAGCACCCGCTGCAGCCTAACACGAGCTACAAGCCCATGGCAGCCCCCCTGAGAAACGACGTCCCGCTGGAGGGAAGCACCATGTACCGCACCGAGTTCACCCCAAAGAAGGTCAGTGTGTGTCCCGCCAGCTTCGAGGCCCCACCAGGGTTCGTCTTCCAGGACACCGACGAGAGAGGTCACAGGTTCTTCCGCAGGGTGTCGGGCCAAGACAGGATCCAGGTTCTGGCTCCAAGCGCAGTGGCAGTGATGTCGTAA